One window from the genome of Paracoccus zhejiangensis encodes:
- a CDS encoding AGE family epimerase/isomerase yields MPQSLASSDTGPWLDDPVHRAYLVADARRQLDFFDASLGRAGGLAVLDYAGTPLPGPQELHTTTRLVHSYGLAQIAGRPDHAGIIDRGMSDLWTRHRDSQHGGYVWSVDGAGVADGVKLAYGHVFVLLAASTAKLAGHPDADRLLADASEVLDRHYWDDQAGLFRDEFTRDWQSFSTYRGMNANMHGVEALLAAYEATGEAVYLDRARRIFDFFLGRIAPENGWRIPEHYTEDWQIDRDYEGNPMFRPAGSTPGHSFEMGRLQLQLWDLSGRPDDGAPARARKLVQRALDDAWDERRGGFVYTLAPDGTVARQARYWWPVTEAIGALAAFQKLDPQAGDEDWYRRCWSFADRHLIDHARGGWIPELDDQDQPAKAQFAGKPDIYHALQADLLPLAAGISHAAKALKDSRPLAG; encoded by the coding sequence ATGCCTCAATCGCTTGCCTCGTCTGATACCGGTCCTTGGCTGGATGACCCGGTGCACCGCGCCTATCTGGTCGCCGATGCGCGGCGCCAGCTCGATTTCTTCGATGCGAGCCTTGGGCGCGCGGGCGGTCTGGCGGTGCTGGACTATGCAGGTACCCCCCTGCCCGGCCCGCAGGAATTGCATACGACCACGCGCCTTGTGCACAGCTATGGCCTCGCGCAGATCGCCGGGCGACCGGATCACGCGGGCATCATCGATCGCGGCATGTCCGATCTCTGGACCCGCCACCGCGACAGCCAGCATGGCGGCTATGTCTGGTCGGTCGACGGCGCAGGCGTGGCCGATGGGGTGAAGCTCGCCTATGGCCATGTCTTCGTCCTGCTCGCTGCCTCGACGGCGAAACTCGCCGGGCATCCCGATGCCGACCGGCTGCTGGCCGATGCGTCCGAGGTGCTGGACCGGCACTACTGGGACGATCAGGCGGGCCTCTTCCGCGACGAGTTCACCCGCGACTGGCAGTCCTTCTCGACCTATCGCGGCATGAACGCCAACATGCACGGGGTCGAGGCGCTGCTGGCTGCGTATGAAGCCACCGGCGAGGCGGTGTATCTGGATCGCGCCCGGCGGATCTTCGACTTCTTCCTTGGCCGCATCGCGCCGGAAAACGGCTGGCGCATCCCCGAGCATTACACCGAGGACTGGCAGATCGACCGCGATTACGAGGGCAACCCGATGTTCCGCCCCGCCGGCTCGACCCCCGGCCATTCCTTCGAGATGGGCCGGCTGCAATTGCAGCTCTGGGACCTGTCTGGCCGCCCCGATGACGGCGCGCCGGCACGGGCGCGGAAACTGGTGCAGCGGGCGCTGGATGATGCCTGGGACGAGCGGCGCGGCGGCTTTGTCTACACGCTGGCACCGGATGGCACGGTGGCGCGGCAGGCGCGTTACTGGTGGCCGGTGACCGAGGCGATCGGGGCGCTGGCGGCCTTCCAGAAGCTCGATCCGCAGGCCGGCGACGAGGACTGGTATCGCCGCTGCTGGTCCTTCGCCGACCGGCACCTGATCGACCACGCGCGCGGCGGCTGGATCCCCGAACTGGATGATCAGGACCAGCCGGCCAAGGCGCAATTCGCCGGCAAGCCCGACATCTATCACGCGCTTCAGGCCGATCTGCTGCCGCTGGCGGCGGGCATTTCCCACGCTGCCAAGGCGCTGAAGGACAGCCGCCCGCTGGCTGGCTGA
- the ptsP gene encoding phosphoenolpyruvate--protein phosphotransferase yields MPHRKDSDSRKLLRRLRDTLGSAGGSQDRLDSITHDIADSMGTQVCSIYLFRDGDTLELCATEGLKPESVHKIRLRLGEGLVGRVARTGRNINTANAPAEPGFRFMPETGEEIFPSFLGVPIQRVGEKLGVLVVQSREARLFSEDDIYGLEVVAMVLAEMTELGAFQGSQTDALPLEHRFPVLFRGATGQEGSAEGRVWLHEPRVVIANPVGDDPETESARLNDGIEKLRERVDKLLAETEAEADSDHVQVLEAYRLFAHSRSWLARMEEDIRRGLSAEAAVEKEQSLARARLERAADPYLRDRLHDLDDLSNRLLRILTGQGNDTGAELPENPVLIARNIGPAELLDYGRRLKGVVLEEGSVGSHAAIVARALAIPLVIHAARITSEALNGDPILVDGDQGVVHLRPEDTVAAAFRDKMAMQAEAQGRYASLRNLPATGICGTTIHLYMNAGLMADLPSLENSGAEGVGLFRTELQFLTRSKVPRRAELAAIYAHVLDSAKGKIVMFRTLDIGSDKVLPYMKPQDEPNPAMGWRAIRVGLDKRGVLRMQLQALIRAAVGRPLYVMFPFIADITEYEAAYKILMEELAREKRLGHAMPSDIRVGAMLETPSMVYAPKRFYEMCDFISIGGNDLKQFFFAADRENERVRRRYDTMNTSFLNFIEQIVQRCDDARVALSFCGEDAGRPVEALTFAALGVRRLSMRPASIGPVKHLIRQVSIADLKSVIDDARNAGQTNLRRTVTEWLARQ; encoded by the coding sequence ATGCCGCACCGCAAGGACAGTGATTCACGCAAGCTGCTCAGGCGGCTGCGCGATACATTGGGCTCGGCCGGCGGCAGTCAGGACCGCCTGGACAGCATCACCCATGACATCGCCGATTCGATGGGCACGCAGGTCTGCTCGATCTACCTGTTCCGCGATGGCGACACGCTGGAACTGTGCGCGACCGAGGGGCTGAAGCCCGAATCCGTCCACAAGATCCGGCTGCGCCTTGGCGAGGGCCTGGTCGGCCGCGTCGCCCGTACCGGGCGCAACATCAACACCGCCAATGCCCCCGCCGAGCCGGGCTTCCGATTCATGCCGGAAACCGGCGAGGAGATTTTTCCCAGCTTCCTCGGCGTGCCGATCCAGCGCGTCGGCGAAAAGCTGGGCGTGCTGGTGGTGCAGTCGCGCGAGGCGCGGCTGTTTTCTGAAGACGACATCTACGGCCTCGAGGTCGTGGCGATGGTGCTGGCCGAGATGACCGAGTTGGGCGCCTTTCAGGGCAGCCAGACCGATGCCCTTCCGCTGGAACACCGCTTCCCGGTCCTGTTCCGCGGCGCGACCGGGCAGGAGGGCTCGGCCGAGGGCCGGGTCTGGCTGCACGAGCCGCGCGTGGTCATCGCCAACCCGGTCGGCGACGATCCCGAGACCGAATCCGCCCGGCTGAATGACGGGATCGAGAAGCTGCGCGAGCGGGTCGACAAGCTTCTGGCCGAAACCGAGGCCGAGGCAGACAGCGACCATGTGCAGGTGCTGGAGGCCTATCGCCTGTTTGCCCATTCCCGCAGCTGGCTGGCCCGGATGGAAGAGGATATCCGCCGCGGCCTGTCCGCCGAAGCTGCTGTCGAGAAAGAACAGTCGCTGGCCCGCGCCCGGCTGGAACGCGCCGCCGATCCCTATCTGCGCGACCGGCTGCATGATCTGGACGATCTGTCGAACCGGCTGCTGCGCATCCTGACCGGACAGGGCAACGATACCGGGGCCGAACTGCCGGAGAACCCAGTTTTGATTGCCCGCAATATCGGTCCGGCGGAACTCTTGGATTATGGCCGCCGGTTGAAGGGCGTGGTGCTGGAAGAAGGCTCGGTCGGCAGCCATGCCGCCATCGTCGCCCGGGCGCTGGCGATTCCGCTGGTCATCCACGCCGCCCGCATCACCAGCGAGGCGCTGAACGGCGATCCCATTCTGGTCGATGGCGATCAGGGCGTGGTGCATCTGCGGCCCGAGGATACCGTGGCCGCCGCCTTCCGCGACAAGATGGCGATGCAGGCCGAGGCGCAGGGCCGCTATGCCAGCCTGCGCAACCTGCCCGCCACCGGCATCTGCGGGACCACGATCCATCTCTACATGAATGCCGGTCTGATGGCCGACCTGCCCTCGCTGGAAAATTCCGGCGCCGAGGGGGTCGGCCTCTTCCGCACCGAGTTGCAGTTCCTGACCCGCAGCAAGGTGCCACGGCGGGCAGAGCTGGCGGCGATCTATGCGCATGTGCTGGACAGCGCCAAGGGCAAGATCGTCATGTTCCGCACGCTGGACATCGGCTCGGACAAGGTTCTGCCCTATATGAAGCCGCAGGACGAGCCGAACCCGGCCATGGGCTGGCGGGCGATCCGCGTGGGTCTGGACAAGCGTGGCGTGCTGCGGATGCAGCTGCAGGCGTTGATCCGCGCCGCGGTGGGCCGGCCGCTTTACGTGATGTTCCCGTTCATCGCCGACATCACCGAGTACGAGGCCGCCTACAAGATCCTGATGGAGGAACTGGCGCGCGAGAAACGCCTTGGCCACGCCATGCCAAGCGACATCCGCGTGGGCGCCATGCTGGAAACGCCCTCGATGGTCTATGCGCCCAAGCGCTTCTACGAGATGTGCGATTTCATCTCGATCGGCGGCAATGACCTGAAACAGTTCTTCTTTGCCGCCGACCGCGAGAACGAGCGGGTGCGGCGGCGTTACGACACGATGAACACCTCGTTCCTGAATTTCATCGAGCAGATCGTGCAGCGCTGCGACGACGCCCGCGTCGCCCTGTCCTTCTGCGGCGAGGATGCCGGCCGCCCGGTCGAGGCGCTGACCTTTGCCGCGCTTGGCGTGCGGCGTCTGTCGATGCGCCCGGCCTCGATCGGCCCGGTCAAGCATCTGATCCGGCAGGTCTCCATCGCCGATCTGAAATCGGTGATCGATGACGCGCGGAACGCCGGCCAAACCAACCTGCGCCGCACCGTGACCGAGTGGCTGGCCCGGCAATAG
- a CDS encoding aspartate kinase, protein MPLLVMKFGGTSVADLARIKNAAEKVKREVERGYDVIVIVSAMSGKTNELVGWVEATSPLFDAREYDAVVSSGENITAGLMALTLQEMDVPARSWQGWQVPINTTAQHSSARFVDIPRKNIDQKFAEGFKVAVVAGFQGIGPDGRVTTLGRGGSDTTAVAFAAAFGAERCDIYTDVDGIYTTDPRITSKARKLGKIAFEEMLELASLGAKVLQTRSVELAMRYKVRLRVLSSFEDTDENSGTLVCDEDEIMESKVVNGVAYSRDEAKITLVTVEDRPGISAAIFAPLAEAGVNVDMIVQNISEKDYEDHPGSVTDMTFSVPVNQVERAKRAMEQARQSGIISYDELVVDIDVAKVSVVGIGMRSHTGVAARMFKALADENINIKVISTSEIKISVLIDRKYMELAVQALHDAFELEKA, encoded by the coding sequence ATGCCGCTTCTGGTCATGAAATTCGGCGGCACCTCGGTGGCCGACCTTGCCCGCATCAAGAACGCTGCCGAAAAGGTCAAGCGTGAGGTGGAGCGTGGCTATGACGTGATCGTCATTGTCAGCGCCATGTCGGGCAAGACCAACGAGCTGGTGGGCTGGGTCGAGGCGACCTCGCCCCTGTTCGACGCCCGCGAATATGACGCGGTGGTCAGTTCCGGCGAGAACATCACCGCCGGGCTGATGGCCCTGACGCTGCAGGAGATGGACGTGCCGGCGCGCAGCTGGCAGGGCTGGCAGGTGCCGATCAACACCACGGCACAGCATTCCTCGGCCCGGTTCGTGGACATTCCGCGCAAGAACATCGACCAGAAATTCGCCGAGGGCTTCAAGGTCGCCGTCGTCGCGGGCTTCCAGGGCATCGGCCCCGATGGCCGCGTGACCACGCTTGGCCGTGGCGGCTCGGACACCACCGCCGTCGCCTTCGCCGCCGCCTTTGGCGCCGAGCGTTGCGACATCTATACCGATGTCGACGGCATCTATACCACCGACCCCCGCATCACCTCGAAAGCCCGCAAGCTGGGCAAGATCGCCTTCGAGGAAATGCTGGAACTGGCCAGTCTCGGGGCGAAGGTGCTTCAGACCCGCTCGGTCGAGCTGGCAATGCGCTATAAAGTGCGGCTGAGAGTGCTATCCTCGTTCGAGGATACCGACGAGAACTCTGGCACGCTGGTCTGCGATGAGGATGAGATCATGGAATCGAAAGTCGTCAATGGCGTCGCCTATTCGCGCGACGAAGCCAAGATCACCCTGGTGACGGTCGAGGACCGGCCGGGCATTTCCGCCGCGATCTTCGCGCCGCTGGCCGAGGCGGGGGTGAACGTGGACATGATCGTCCAGAACATCTCGGAAAAGGATTACGAGGATCATCCGGGCTCGGTCACCGACATGACCTTCTCTGTGCCGGTGAACCAGGTCGAGCGCGCCAAGCGCGCGATGGAGCAGGCGCGTCAGTCGGGTATCATCAGCTATGACGAGCTGGTGGTGGATATCGACGTCGCCAAGGTCAGCGTTGTCGGCATCGGCATGCGCAGCCACACCGGCGTTGCCGCCCGCATGTTCAAGGCGCTGGCTGATGAAAATATCAACATCAAGGTCATTTCGACGAGCGAGATCAAGATCTCGGTGCTGATCGATCGCAAATATATGGAACTCGCCGTGCAGGCCCTGCATGATGCGTTCGAGTTGGAGAAAGCCTGA
- a CDS encoding SDR family oxidoreductase encodes MTVLITGANRGIGAALVSAYAARGETAIGTARKSANGLWPLDVTRPEEFAALTDRLATTDLSLLVCNAGIYSDKGRTIDDLEPEIWAEAYATNVTGAFLTIRACLPALRRGKGKIALISSAMASDARAPGGAYIYRSSKAALLNLGRNLAKDLEIPVGIYHPGWVQTDMGGAGADITVDQAVDGLVARFDELSPQTTGIFQSYDGTTIPF; translated from the coding sequence ATGACCGTTCTGATTACCGGCGCCAATCGCGGGATTGGTGCTGCGCTTGTGTCTGCCTATGCCGCCCGCGGCGAGACCGCCATCGGCACCGCCCGCAAATCCGCAAACGGCCTCTGGCCGCTGGATGTCACCCGGCCCGAGGAGTTCGCGGCACTGACCGACCGGCTGGCGACGACCGACCTGTCGCTGCTCGTCTGCAATGCCGGCATCTACAGCGACAAGGGCCGGACGATCGATGACCTGGAGCCCGAGATCTGGGCCGAGGCCTATGCCACCAATGTAACCGGCGCCTTCCTGACCATTCGTGCCTGCCTGCCGGCGCTGAGGCGCGGCAAGGGCAAGATCGCGCTGATCAGTTCGGCCATGGCCTCGGATGCGCGCGCCCCGGGCGGGGCCTATATCTATCGCTCCAGCAAGGCGGCGCTGCTGAACCTGGGCCGCAACCTTGCCAAGGATCTGGAAATTCCGGTGGGCATCTACCATCCGGGCTGGGTGCAGACCGACATGGGCGGAGCGGGCGCGGATATCACCGTGGATCAGGCGGTCGATGGGCTGGTGGCGCGGTTTGACGAGCTTTCGCCGCAGACCACCGGCATCTTCCAGTCCTATGACGGAACGACCATCCCCTTCTGA
- a CDS encoding DUF1178 family protein, translating into MIRYALRCKEGHDFEGWFRSSEGFETLRAASQVNCTICGGSDVSKALMAPAVPAERKGGATAPSLDQPQGDREAMLAKLREHVETTSDYVGLRFADEARAMHEGRSETRSIHGEARPEEARKLIEDGVPIAPLPFIPKQKAN; encoded by the coding sequence ATGATCCGCTATGCGCTGCGCTGCAAGGAAGGCCATGACTTCGAGGGCTGGTTCCGCTCGTCCGAGGGGTTCGAGACGCTGCGCGCTGCCAGTCAGGTCAATTGCACCATCTGCGGCGGCAGCGATGTCAGCAAGGCACTGATGGCGCCCGCCGTTCCGGCCGAGCGCAAGGGCGGTGCGACCGCACCGAGCTTGGACCAGCCGCAGGGTGACCGCGAAGCGATGCTGGCGAAGCTGCGCGAGCATGTCGAGACGACCTCGGATTATGTCGGCCTGCGCTTTGCTGACGAGGCCCGCGCTATGCATGAGGGCCGCAGCGAAACCCGTTCGATCCATGGCGAGGCCCGCCCCGAAGAGGCGCGCAAGCTTATCGAGGATGGTGTGCCCATCGCCCCCCTGCCCTTCATCCCGAAACAGAAAGCCAACTGA
- a CDS encoding 3-deoxy-D-manno-octulosonic acid transferase, with the protein MILAATTRLAETVLHGRLLFGGAARLRARMMLDDLLARAEIWVHAASVGELNSASVLIEALAARHSVLVTTNSETGLERARSCGWPAVLAPLDLPGTLGRFLDTVRPKVAVTVEAELWPTRARLLAERSIPHVIVGARMSERSARRWSRLPGLIGPVLKNVAALSAQDAGSEARLRTLGLPQQAIQPRLDLKLLAPSRVVPPAPSSDRDRTVLAASTHPGEDEPILDAWLAAREGTPGCRLILALRHPDRADQVTAMLAARGLAFGRRSAGAEDHPLLLADTLGEMPLWYDRAGICITGGSLVDHGGHTPWEPAAHATAILHGPHVANFADAYATLDQVGAAQRIDARGLPAALAGLLADPAAARGMGQAARQVLAERAGDPAPLLDLIGNLVNPGATSDILGEG; encoded by the coding sequence ATGATCCTCGCCGCCACGACCCGCCTTGCCGAGACGGTTCTGCATGGCCGCCTGCTTTTTGGCGGTGCGGCGCGGCTGCGCGCACGGATGATGCTGGACGACTTGCTCGCGCGGGCCGAGATCTGGGTCCATGCGGCCTCGGTGGGCGAGTTGAATTCGGCCTCGGTGCTGATCGAGGCGCTGGCCGCGCGGCATTCGGTACTGGTCACCACGAACAGCGAAACAGGGCTGGAGCGCGCGCGGTCGTGCGGCTGGCCGGCGGTGCTGGCGCCGCTGGACCTGCCGGGAACGCTAGGGCGGTTTCTGGATACGGTGCGGCCAAAGGTGGCGGTGACGGTCGAAGCCGAGCTGTGGCCGACCCGTGCCCGACTGCTGGCCGAACGCTCGATACCCCATGTCATCGTCGGCGCGCGCATGTCGGAGCGTTCGGCCCGGCGCTGGTCGCGCCTGCCGGGGCTGATCGGCCCAGTGCTGAAGAATGTCGCGGCGCTTTCGGCGCAGGATGCGGGCAGCGAGGCACGGCTGCGGACGCTTGGCCTGCCACAGCAGGCCATCCAGCCGCGGCTGGATCTGAAATTGCTGGCGCCCTCGCGGGTGGTGCCGCCTGCCCCCTCGTCCGACCGCGACCGGACGGTGCTGGCCGCCTCGACCCATCCCGGCGAGGATGAGCCAATTCTGGACGCCTGGCTGGCGGCGCGGGAAGGAACGCCCGGCTGCCGGCTCATTTTGGCGCTGCGCCATCCTGACCGGGCCGATCAGGTGACGGCGATGCTGGCCGCGCGCGGGCTGGCCTTCGGTCGGCGCAGCGCGGGGGCAGAGGATCACCCGCTGCTGCTGGCCGATACCCTGGGCGAGATGCCGCTCTGGTATGACCGCGCGGGCATCTGCATCACTGGCGGCTCGCTGGTCGATCATGGCGGCCATACGCCTTGGGAGCCCGCCGCCCACGCGACCGCGATCCTGCACGGGCCGCATGTGGCGAATTTCGCCGATGCCTATGCCACGCTGGACCAGGTCGGTGCGGCGCAACGCATCGATGCGAGGGGCCTACCTGCCGCACTGGCAGGTCTGTTGGCCGATCCCGCTGCCGCGCGGGGCATGGGTCAGGCGGCGCGGCAGGTGCTGGCCGAGCGTGCCGGCGATCCGGCCCCGCTGCTCGATCTCATCGGTAATCTTGTGAACCCCGGCGCGACTTCCGATATATTGGGGGAAGGTTAG
- a CDS encoding protein-L-isoaspartate O-methyltransferase family protein: MPDFAVHRTMMVDTQVRPNDVTKYPLIEAMLTVPREEFVPDARRSVAYSGENLPIGPDRVLLEPRTLAKMIDALDIVPSDLVLDLGCGFGYSAAVLAQMAEAVVAVEEDEEFVREAEGRILAAGIDNVVVLRNPLSAGYEKQGPYDAILVSGGSVEEVPAMLADQLKEGGRIVALFREGNLGVVRSGLKVNGRINWRYAFNAHAPLLSGFALTRGFAL, translated from the coding sequence ATGCCAGATTTCGCTGTTCATCGCACAATGATGGTCGACACCCAGGTTCGGCCGAACGATGTGACAAAGTATCCGCTGATCGAGGCGATGCTGACCGTCCCGCGCGAGGAATTCGTGCCCGATGCCCGCCGCAGCGTGGCCTATTCCGGCGAGAACCTGCCCATCGGTCCTGACCGCGTGCTGCTCGAGCCGCGGACGCTGGCCAAGATGATCGACGCGCTGGACATCGTGCCAAGCGACCTGGTGCTCGACCTGGGTTGCGGCTTTGGCTATTCGGCTGCGGTTCTGGCGCAGATGGCCGAGGCCGTGGTTGCCGTCGAGGAGGACGAGGAATTCGTCCGCGAGGCCGAGGGGCGCATTCTCGCCGCCGGCATCGACAATGTCGTGGTGCTGCGCAATCCGCTGAGCGCCGGATACGAGAAACAGGGCCCCTATGACGCCATCCTGGTCAGCGGCGGCTCGGTCGAGGAGGTGCCCGCGATGCTGGCCGACCAGTTGAAAGAGGGCGGCCGCATCGTCGCGCTGTTCCGCGAGGGCAATCTGGGCGTCGTGCGCAGCGGGCTGAAGGTCAATGGCCGGATCAACTGGCGCTATGCCTTCAACGCTCATGCACCGCTGCTGTCGGGCTTCGCGCTGACCCGGGGGTTCGCGCTATGA
- a CDS encoding TolC family outer membrane protein: MIGRGMRRLATATALSLLTALPVAAETLADAMVAAYRKSPLMDQNRAVLRAADEDVAQAVSTLRPVVGWAASHTLSSGGVNVTSLSLTAQMTLFDWGRSQLDIDLKKELVLASRENLVQVEQNVLFDAVSAFFNVRSALEQVDLQNNSVRLLGQERQAAQDRFDVGEITLTDVSLANAQLAATRAALASAEGSLEVAREGYRAATGALPGALSAPPPLPKRPESLDAARAIGQRNHPAMKQAQHQAAASEIGVAAAKAERNPTLNAEARVGVNRSPSVLSGDQEISRDAQIGLTMSQTIYSGGRLSSVLRKSMAQRDQARAGLLNVARQVDLAVGEAWANIDVAGAQISAIDEQISAAQQAYDGVREEATLGARTTLDVLDAEQSLLEARTDKITAEANLQLAHYQLLAAMGLLTVENLKLGIPTYDPSEYYSAVRDAPYTSRQGENLDRVLRAIGRGN; encoded by the coding sequence ATGATCGGGCGGGGGATGCGCCGGCTGGCCACCGCGACCGCGCTGAGCCTGCTGACCGCCCTGCCGGTGGCGGCCGAGACGCTGGCAGATGCCATGGTCGCCGCCTATCGCAAATCGCCCTTGATGGACCAGAACCGCGCCGTGCTGCGCGCCGCCGACGAGGACGTGGCGCAGGCCGTGTCGACGCTGCGTCCCGTCGTGGGCTGGGCCGCCTCGCATACGCTCAGCAGCGGTGGCGTCAACGTCACCTCGCTCAGCCTGACGGCGCAGATGACGCTGTTCGACTGGGGCCGCAGCCAGCTGGATATCGACCTGAAGAAGGAACTGGTCCTGGCCTCGCGCGAGAACCTGGTCCAGGTCGAACAGAACGTGCTGTTCGATGCCGTCTCGGCCTTCTTCAATGTGCGCAGCGCCTTGGAGCAGGTGGATCTGCAGAACAACTCGGTCCGCCTCTTGGGGCAGGAGCGCCAGGCGGCGCAGGACCGCTTCGACGTGGGCGAGATCACCCTGACCGACGTGTCGCTGGCCAATGCCCAGTTGGCGGCGACCCGCGCCGCGCTGGCCTCGGCCGAGGGTTCGCTCGAGGTTGCGCGCGAAGGTTACCGCGCCGCCACCGGCGCCCTTCCGGGCGCGCTCAGCGCCCCGCCGCCCTTGCCGAAGCGCCCGGAATCGCTGGATGCGGCGCGGGCCATTGGCCAGCGCAACCATCCGGCGATGAAGCAGGCGCAGCATCAGGCTGCAGCCTCGGAAATCGGCGTCGCCGCCGCCAAGGCCGAACGCAATCCAACGCTGAACGCCGAGGCGCGCGTCGGCGTGAACCGCTCTCCCTCGGTGCTGAGCGGCGACCAGGAGATCAGCCGTGACGCACAGATCGGGCTGACCATGTCGCAGACGATCTATTCCGGCGGCCGGCTGTCCTCGGTGCTGCGCAAATCCATGGCGCAACGCGATCAGGCGCGGGCCGGACTTCTGAACGTGGCACGGCAGGTCGATCTGGCCGTGGGCGAGGCCTGGGCCAATATCGACGTGGCGGGCGCGCAGATCTCGGCCATCGACGAACAGATCTCGGCGGCCCAGCAAGCCTATGACGGCGTGCGCGAGGAAGCGACGCTTGGCGCGCGCACCACACTGGACGTTCTGGACGCCGAGCAGTCGCTGCTCGAGGCGCGCACCGACAAGATCACGGCCGAGGCCAATCTCCAATTAGCCCATTATCAACTTCTGGCTGCTATGGGTCTGCTGACGGTAGAAAACCTGAAGCTAGGAATCCCGACCTATGATCCATCGGAATATTACAGCGCGGTCCGCGACGCGCCCTATACCAGCCGGCAGGGGGAAAACCTCGACCGCGTGCTGCGCGCGATCGGTCGCGGGAACTGA